One region of Microbacterium sp. M28 genomic DNA includes:
- a CDS encoding DUF349 domain-containing protein, translated as MSATESPKPTPPVPAPPRVPGPPRVPVAPAAPAAPTIAGAADWGRVTEDGTVEVREGDTWRVVGQYPDASGDEALAYFVRKFEDLAFKVTTLEQRLAAGGAAAGELTAQASHLVKEVTDAAAVGDLAGLRERLDALTASLAEASAQEAEQAKELLDQAIAERTVLVERIETIAAGDLSKAHWKQVTAEVTELFDTWQAQQQNGPRLPKSVSQQLWKRFRDARATIDRQRRAFYAELDETHKAARDVKTRLVERAEALAPRGVDGIPSYRALLDEWKAAGRAGRKVDDALWARFKAAGDALYAARAEQSAAEEADSAPKIEARTALLEQAKAVADEPNIKRARALLTGIQRQWDEVGRIFPRDKERALDDRLRVIEQALKAREEVDWKKNNPETKARANDMSQQLLDAIEKLEAEKAAAEKAGDKKAAAAAADALEARRAWLNALGS; from the coding sequence GTGTCTGCCACCGAATCGCCGAAGCCGACTCCCCCCGTTCCCGCACCACCGCGGGTTCCCGGTCCGCCGCGCGTCCCCGTCGCCCCCGCCGCACCCGCGGCGCCGACGATCGCCGGCGCAGCCGACTGGGGTCGCGTCACGGAAGACGGCACCGTCGAGGTGCGCGAAGGCGACACCTGGCGCGTCGTCGGGCAGTACCCGGATGCGTCCGGTGACGAAGCACTGGCCTACTTCGTCCGCAAGTTCGAGGACCTCGCGTTCAAGGTCACCACGCTCGAGCAGCGCCTCGCCGCCGGCGGAGCGGCCGCCGGCGAGCTGACGGCCCAGGCTTCGCACCTGGTCAAGGAGGTCACGGATGCCGCGGCCGTGGGCGATCTCGCAGGACTCCGTGAGCGCCTCGACGCCCTGACCGCCTCCCTGGCCGAGGCCAGCGCGCAGGAGGCCGAGCAGGCCAAGGAGCTGCTGGACCAGGCGATCGCCGAGCGCACCGTGCTGGTGGAGCGCATCGAGACCATCGCCGCGGGCGACCTGTCCAAGGCGCACTGGAAGCAGGTCACCGCCGAGGTGACCGAGCTGTTCGACACCTGGCAGGCGCAGCAGCAGAACGGTCCGCGTCTGCCGAAGTCCGTCTCGCAGCAGCTGTGGAAGCGATTCCGCGACGCTCGTGCCACGATCGACCGTCAGCGCCGCGCGTTCTACGCCGAGCTCGACGAGACCCACAAGGCCGCGCGCGACGTCAAGACGCGCCTCGTCGAGCGGGCTGAGGCCCTGGCACCGCGCGGTGTCGACGGCATCCCGTCCTATCGCGCGCTGCTAGACGAGTGGAAGGCCGCCGGCCGTGCCGGCCGCAAGGTGGACGACGCGCTGTGGGCCCGCTTCAAGGCGGCCGGCGACGCCCTGTACGCCGCGCGCGCCGAGCAGAGCGCAGCCGAGGAAGCCGATTCGGCCCCGAAGATCGAGGCCCGCACGGCACTGCTCGAGCAGGCCAAGGCAGTGGCGGACGAGCCGAACATCAAGCGCGCCCGTGCGCTGCTGACCGGAATTCAACGGCAGTGGGATGAGGTCGGCCGGATCTTCCCGCGCGACAAGGAGCGTGCGCTCGACGACAGACTCCGCGTCATCGAGCAGGCTCTCAAAGCCCGCGAGGAAGTGGACTGGAAGAAGAACAACCCCGAGACCAAGGCGCGGGCGAACGACATGAGCCAGCAGCTGCTGGACGCGATCGAGAAGCTCGAAGCCGAGAAGGCCGCAGCCGAGAAGGCGGGCGACAAGAAGGCCGCGGCCGCGGCCGCAGACGCCCTGGAAGCGCGCCGAGCCTGGCTCAACGCGCTGGGCAGCTGA
- a CDS encoding RelA/SpoT family protein — protein sequence MAEANTQAQGSSLRRLVPRIFSRAPRVDDLDMLNRTVRANHPKGDLAIIDRAYAVAKEKHTGQKRQSGEPYITHPLAVAQILAELGLGPRAIAAALLHDTVEDTGYALSELTAEFGDEVAMLVDGVTKLDKVKYGESAQAETVRKMIVAMSKDIRVLLIKLADRLHNARTWGFVPPAKAAKKAKETLEIYAPLAHRLGIQAIKSELEDLSFAVLHPKIYAEINSLIAQRTPQREKYLGQVIEAIDEDLRDLRIRGKVVGRPKQLYSVYQKMVIRGREFDDIYDLIGIRVLVGSVRDCYAVLGAIHARWTPLPGRFKDYIATPKFNLYQSLHTTVIGPSGRTVEIQIRTHEMHQQAEFGVAAHWMYKERMNGGKAELRASDTDMAWLAHISDWQAETADPGEFLDSLRFEIGAKEVYVFTPKGRVIGLPAGATPVDFAYAVHTEIGHRTMGAKVNGRLVPLESELSSGDVVEVFTSKNPDAGPSQDWLGFVKSTRARNKIRGWFTKERREEAIEQGKEAIARAMRRQNLPLQRLMSQESFSELARQLHYEDVSALYAAVGEGHVSTQSVIEKVTALVAAEETNTGAITIPVVPSREPRAGDSGVLVRGASDILVKLAKCCTPVPGDAIVGFVTRGSGVSVHRSDCVNVKALSADEQRFVDVEWGPTSKSVFRVQIQVEALDRSGLLSDVTRVLSEHHVNILSATVTTTDERLALSRFVFEMGDAVHLDRVLNAVRRIDAVYDVYRVTSS from the coding sequence ATGGCGGAGGCGAACACGCAGGCGCAGGGATCCAGTCTCAGACGACTCGTTCCTCGCATCTTCTCGCGCGCGCCCCGCGTCGACGACCTCGACATGCTCAACCGCACGGTCCGTGCGAACCACCCGAAGGGCGACCTGGCGATCATCGATCGCGCCTATGCCGTCGCCAAGGAGAAGCACACCGGACAGAAGCGCCAGAGCGGCGAGCCGTACATCACGCATCCGCTCGCGGTCGCTCAGATCCTCGCGGAACTCGGTCTCGGCCCTCGCGCCATCGCGGCGGCACTGCTGCATGACACCGTGGAGGACACCGGCTACGCGCTGAGCGAGCTGACCGCCGAGTTCGGCGACGAAGTCGCGATGCTCGTCGACGGCGTCACGAAGCTCGACAAGGTCAAGTACGGCGAGAGCGCGCAGGCGGAGACCGTCCGCAAGATGATCGTCGCGATGTCGAAGGACATCCGCGTGCTGCTCATCAAGCTCGCCGACCGCCTGCACAACGCACGGACCTGGGGCTTCGTCCCGCCGGCGAAGGCCGCGAAGAAAGCCAAGGAGACGCTCGAGATCTATGCGCCGCTGGCGCACCGCCTCGGCATCCAGGCGATCAAGAGCGAACTCGAGGATCTCTCGTTCGCCGTGCTGCACCCCAAGATCTACGCCGAGATCAACAGCCTGATCGCGCAGCGCACCCCGCAGCGCGAGAAGTACCTCGGGCAGGTCATCGAGGCGATCGACGAGGATCTGCGCGACCTCCGCATCCGCGGCAAGGTCGTCGGACGCCCCAAGCAGCTGTACTCCGTCTACCAGAAGATGGTCATCCGCGGACGCGAGTTCGATGACATCTACGACCTCATCGGCATCCGCGTCCTCGTCGGGTCGGTTCGCGACTGCTACGCGGTGCTCGGGGCGATCCACGCGCGCTGGACCCCGCTGCCCGGCCGCTTCAAGGACTACATCGCGACGCCGAAGTTCAACCTCTACCAGTCGCTGCACACGACCGTGATCGGCCCGAGCGGCCGCACGGTCGAGATCCAGATCCGCACGCATGAGATGCATCAGCAGGCCGAGTTCGGTGTCGCGGCGCACTGGATGTACAAGGAGCGGATGAACGGCGGCAAGGCCGAGCTCCGTGCCTCCGACACCGACATGGCCTGGCTCGCGCACATCTCGGACTGGCAGGCCGAGACCGCCGACCCTGGCGAGTTCCTCGATTCGCTGCGGTTCGAGATCGGTGCCAAGGAGGTCTACGTCTTCACGCCGAAGGGGCGTGTGATCGGTCTGCCGGCCGGTGCGACTCCGGTCGACTTCGCCTACGCGGTGCACACCGAGATCGGGCACCGCACGATGGGTGCGAAGGTCAACGGGCGTCTCGTCCCGCTGGAATCCGAGCTCTCCAGCGGAGACGTGGTCGAGGTCTTCACCTCGAAGAACCCCGACGCCGGACCCAGCCAGGACTGGCTCGGCTTCGTCAAGAGCACTCGTGCCCGCAACAAGATCCGCGGATGGTTCACCAAGGAACGCCGCGAAGAGGCGATCGAGCAGGGCAAGGAGGCCATCGCCCGTGCGATGCGCCGACAGAACCTGCCCCTGCAACGGTTGATGAGCCAGGAGTCGTTCTCGGAGCTCGCGCGTCAACTGCACTACGAGGACGTCTCGGCGCTGTACGCCGCCGTGGGTGAAGGACACGTCTCCACGCAGTCGGTGATCGAGAAGGTCACCGCCCTGGTGGCGGCGGAGGAGACCAACACCGGCGCGATCACGATCCCTGTCGTCCCCTCCCGTGAGCCGCGAGCCGGCGACTCGGGCGTTCTGGTGCGCGGTGCGTCCGACATCCTGGTGAAGCTGGCGAAGTGCTGCACCCCGGTTCCCGGCGACGCGATCGTCGGCTTCGTGACGCGCGGCAGCGGCGTTTCCGTGCATCGCTCCGACTGCGTGAACGTGAAGGCGCTCAGCGCCGATGAGCAGCGCTTCGTCGACGTCGAGTGGGGTCCGACGTCCAAGAGCGTGTTCCGCGTGCAGATCCAGGTCGAAGCACTCGACCGATCAGGGCTGCTGTCGGACGTCACGCGGGTGCTCAGCGAGCACCACGTGAACATCCTGTCGGCGACGGTCACCACCACCGACGAGCGCCTCGCCCTCAGCCGGTTCGTCTTCGAGATGGGTGACGCCGTGCACCTCGATCGCGTGCTGAACGCGGTGCGCCGGATCGACGCGGTCTACGACGTCTACCGCGTGACCTCCTCGTAG
- the nirB gene encoding nitrite reductase large subunit NirB — protein sequence MRERLAASSDVLVVGAGMVAHRFVESLLTRTDDGLAVTVIGDEGRAPYDRVGLTSFFSGATPDDLTLDRQVLDDERVHFIGGDRVIGIDRRRRTVRTRSGLDYGYGTLVLATGSYAARVAVDGSDLPGCFVYRTLDDVAGMRAFVERRTAELGRPLRGAVIGGGLLGLEAAGALQGLDVECTVVQSSDRLMSAQLDFAGGTMLRRLIESRGIAVRTQSRTTRLDPDASGSVTQLQFQDGSMHAADIVVFTVGVRPRDELARNAQLAVHPTGGVLIDDRCRTADENILAIGEVANYDGRSVGLVAPGYAMAEVAATRLLGGDATFPGYDESAKLKLSGVDVASFGDAMATTPNALDVVYADPVAGVYKKLVLSDDAKTLLGGILVGDASAYGSLRPLVGAPLGADPAAYLMPEGGVEAPTGELPDAAVVCSCSNVSAGRIRQAVHEEGCMDAGAVKACTKAGATCGSCIFTVKKLVGQELSKLGQTASNALCEHFDMSRRQLFDAVRVSGLTTFSAVIARFGRGRGCDVCKPALASILAVLVGEHVLAGENAALQDTNDHVMANMQKDGTYSVVPRMPGGEVTPQGLIAIGRIADDYGLYTKITGGQRIDMFGARLEQLPEIWQRLVDAGFESGQAYGKALRTVKSCVGSTWCRYGVLDSVGMAVRLELRYRGLRSPHKLKVGVSGCARECAEARGKDVGVIATETGWNMYVGGNGGFSPRHAELLASDLDDEGLIRAIDRFFMYYIRTADRLQRTAGWCEELEGGLDGLKEVIFDDSLGICADLDAAMAMHVDRYEDEWAATLRDPEKLRRFESFVNASDTPDPSLAYVAERGQVRPATAQERAEGGVLIAGTTLEVRR from the coding sequence GTGAGAGAACGACTGGCAGCATCATCCGATGTGCTCGTGGTGGGCGCCGGCATGGTCGCGCATCGTTTCGTCGAGAGCCTGCTCACCCGCACGGATGACGGGCTCGCCGTCACCGTCATCGGAGACGAGGGCCGCGCACCCTACGATCGCGTGGGCCTCACGTCGTTCTTCTCGGGTGCGACGCCGGACGATCTCACCCTCGACCGGCAGGTGCTGGACGACGAGCGGGTGCACTTCATCGGCGGAGATCGGGTCATCGGCATCGACCGGCGCAGGCGCACGGTGCGGACGCGATCCGGACTCGACTACGGCTACGGCACCCTTGTCCTCGCCACGGGCTCGTACGCGGCGCGGGTCGCGGTCGACGGCTCCGATCTGCCCGGATGCTTCGTGTACCGCACGCTCGACGACGTCGCCGGGATGCGGGCCTTCGTCGAGCGACGCACGGCCGAACTCGGCCGCCCGCTGCGCGGAGCGGTGATCGGCGGCGGGCTGCTCGGTCTGGAGGCGGCCGGCGCGCTGCAGGGTCTCGACGTCGAGTGCACGGTCGTCCAGTCGTCCGATCGGCTGATGTCGGCCCAGCTCGACTTCGCCGGCGGCACGATGTTGCGCCGACTGATCGAATCGCGCGGCATCGCCGTGCGGACGCAGAGCCGCACCACTCGCCTGGACCCGGACGCGTCGGGGTCCGTCACCCAGTTGCAGTTCCAGGACGGCAGCATGCACGCGGCGGACATCGTCGTGTTCACGGTCGGCGTCCGCCCGCGCGACGAGCTCGCGCGCAACGCCCAGCTGGCGGTCCACCCGACCGGTGGCGTGCTGATCGATGACCGATGCCGCACAGCGGACGAGAACATCCTCGCGATCGGCGAGGTCGCCAACTACGACGGCCGCTCGGTCGGTCTCGTGGCGCCCGGATACGCGATGGCCGAGGTCGCCGCGACGCGGCTGCTGGGCGGCGACGCCACCTTCCCCGGCTATGACGAATCCGCCAAGCTCAAGCTCTCCGGTGTCGACGTGGCCAGCTTCGGCGACGCGATGGCCACGACGCCGAACGCCCTCGACGTCGTCTACGCCGACCCGGTGGCCGGCGTCTACAAGAAGCTCGTGCTCTCCGATGACGCGAAGACGCTGTTGGGCGGCATCCTCGTCGGAGATGCCTCCGCATACGGGTCTCTCCGTCCGCTCGTCGGCGCGCCGCTGGGTGCGGATCCGGCTGCCTACCTGATGCCGGAGGGGGGTGTCGAGGCGCCGACGGGCGAACTTCCGGACGCCGCGGTGGTGTGCTCGTGCTCGAACGTCTCGGCCGGCCGCATCCGCCAGGCTGTGCACGAGGAAGGCTGCATGGACGCCGGTGCCGTCAAGGCGTGCACCAAGGCAGGCGCCACCTGCGGTTCGTGCATCTTCACGGTCAAGAAGCTCGTCGGGCAGGAGCTGTCGAAGCTCGGGCAGACGGCATCGAACGCGCTGTGCGAGCACTTCGACATGTCGCGCCGACAGCTGTTCGACGCGGTGCGGGTCTCGGGCCTGACGACGTTCAGCGCCGTCATCGCCCGCTTCGGCCGGGGCCGCGGCTGCGATGTCTGCAAGCCGGCGCTGGCCAGCATCCTGGCGGTGCTCGTGGGCGAGCACGTGCTGGCAGGCGAGAACGCAGCCCTTCAGGACACCAACGACCACGTGATGGCGAACATGCAGAAGGACGGCACGTACTCAGTCGTCCCGCGGATGCCTGGCGGCGAGGTGACGCCTCAGGGCCTCATCGCCATCGGCCGGATCGCCGACGACTACGGCCTGTATACGAAGATCACGGGCGGCCAGCGCATCGACATGTTCGGGGCGCGACTCGAGCAGCTGCCCGAGATCTGGCAGCGGCTGGTCGATGCGGGCTTCGAATCGGGTCAGGCTTACGGCAAGGCCCTTCGCACCGTGAAGTCGTGCGTCGGATCCACCTGGTGCCGGTACGGGGTCCTGGACTCGGTGGGGATGGCCGTACGCCTCGAGCTGCGCTACCGCGGGCTCCGGTCGCCGCACAAGTTGAAGGTCGGCGTCTCCGGCTGCGCCCGCGAGTGCGCCGAGGCTCGAGGCAAGGACGTCGGGGTCATCGCCACCGAGACCGGCTGGAACATGTACGTCGGCGGCAACGGCGGCTTCTCGCCCCGTCATGCCGAGCTGCTGGCATCCGACCTCGACGACGAAGGACTCATCCGGGCGATCGACCGGTTCTTCATGTACTACATCCGCACGGCCGACCGGCTGCAGCGGACGGCCGGATGGTGCGAGGAGCTCGAGGGCGGACTCGACGGCCTCAAGGAGGTCATCTTCGACGACAGCCTCGGCATCTGCGCGGATCTGGATGCAGCGATGGCGATGCACGTCGACCGCTACGAGGACGAGTGGGCCGCGACTCTGCGCGACCCGGAGAAGCTGCGCCGGTTCGAGTCCTTCGTGAACGCCTCGGACACGCCTGACCCGTCCCTCGCCTACGTCGCGGAGCGCGGTCAGGTGCGTCCGGCGACCGCGCAGGAGCGTGCCGAGGGCGGCGTGCT
- a CDS encoding type IV toxin-antitoxin system AbiEi family antitoxin, with translation MHPGLLYRPGTRLSDAELTAMRLDGLLFEVGDAFLPADIPETLDARLATLAPRIRDEHVVSGITAAWAHGAGDRPPARCHVRPHVARRLRAPSDGSVVLHDGVVPEHEIQTAGGVRVLTVTATLVDLARSARTDGVRAWLLALVRTDVDQVGAAVDLLRARERLPGKRQAIAVLESSYEEVTR, from the coding sequence ATGCATCCCGGCCTCCTCTATCGACCGGGAACGCGTCTGTCCGACGCCGAGCTGACGGCGATGCGTCTGGACGGCCTGCTGTTCGAAGTGGGTGACGCGTTCCTGCCCGCCGACATCCCCGAGACCCTGGACGCACGCCTGGCGACACTTGCCCCGCGCATCCGCGATGAGCACGTCGTCTCAGGGATCACCGCGGCCTGGGCCCACGGCGCCGGCGACCGGCCACCGGCCAGGTGCCACGTGCGACCGCACGTGGCACGCCGGCTGCGGGCGCCATCGGATGGCTCGGTCGTGCTGCACGACGGCGTCGTACCGGAACACGAAATCCAGACGGCCGGGGGCGTCCGAGTGCTCACGGTGACCGCTACGCTCGTGGATCTCGCACGCTCAGCCCGCACCGACGGCGTCCGTGCGTGGCTGCTCGCGCTGGTACGAACGGATGTTGATCAGGTGGGTGCGGCGGTCGACCTGCTGCGTGCCCGCGAGAGACTCCCCGGGAAGCGCCAGGCGATCGCGGTGCTCGAATCCTCCTACGAGGAGGTCACGCGGTAG